The following proteins come from a genomic window of Coffea arabica cultivar ET-39 chromosome 11c, Coffea Arabica ET-39 HiFi, whole genome shotgun sequence:
- the LOC113715980 gene encoding uncharacterized protein: protein MEEFNEAIFSCGLADVGFDGPQFTWTNGTVWQRLDRAIANSAWMDTFDVTKVSHLVRGRSDHAPLLIKCGMHKAHSSSFRFLNVWANHSSFMDVVRDAWQVPVQAGGMLGFHQRLSSVKHKLRCWSRQSFGDIFQTVQVAEETLRHCQEEFDAARDDSSRMQLREAQARYARALGVECEYWRQKSAIRWIQQGDANTKFFHSIVKQRRNANFVSRVRDGTGCWLEEEEDIRNSAVQYFEKLLTSDREDRATPSLDFPLPSITAADNMMFQQLPSLQEVKEVVFSMSKDSAPGPDGFGAGFYQECWSIIHRELLEAVQEFFKGAPQPRGFSSALIVLIPKVTGAAKWQEFRPISLCNQSSKIISKVLTNRLNLILPNLISSWQSGFVPGRSIADNILVAQELAQDIDRKLTCPNLMLKLDMEKAYDRVEWSFLIFMLRRFGFQEWGVDLLFRTLSNNWFSLLINGSSAGYFKSSRGVRQGDPLSPALFLLVAEFLGWGMHHLFCQDESRFYVSPGLRVPYLAFADDTLVFTRCSEGGLTSLKTFFDSYQAFSGQKINAHKSCFILSTRASSTHGSMVASTLHFQQQFLPFTYLGAPVFKGRTTCVLFDPLVAKVQARLSHWSSRLLSSGGKLVLLRHVLTSMPMYLLQVMDPPRAVLLRLGKLCNAFLWDKPAGTRGIHWTSWETICFPVAEGGLGFRSFADMCSAFACKLWWRLRKNESLWASFMHAKYVRGKHPIQVTVARPSPTWRRLEGIRRVAENHIRWCVGRGFVDLWYDRWLFEVPLADLVSIPDPPHMLLAEFFDDRGCNVEKLQQWVPAQLVHQIQDIQLFPEQQDRMVWVGSPTGEFATKAAWEVTRLKHNASMLDGFVWTRIVPLKISFFAWKVLRNLIPLETVLQRRGVPLASRCPCCLLEQESLVHLFVKGPVAREVWRSFCQRFGIIDPRFSSVSAMVLAWLTSTSLVSRDHIRTVVPIVILWFLWKARNKALFEGEIFEARRVVSAVDEFVKQLGATARLSAAHFRGDMGDPWIGRCTRPVKRKTAQAVSWSRPPWQHVKLNTDASVSNKRAYGGGLLRDSDGQLIFAYYKEFGELDVLLAESTSLLHGLQLCSDLAPGPLLVEVDSKSLVDLLNAGATSNWPLCNTLRRIRALLSSLSAAVSHIFREANASADALAGLRMPSELFCTSLPQLPRGVRARVCLDSREVSSLRWQPG, encoded by the coding sequence ATGGAAGAATTTAATGAGGCCATTTTCTCATGTGGGCTTGCGGATGTGGGCTTTGATGGCCCCCAGTTTACTTGGACCAACGGTACGGTCTGGCAGCGTTTGGACCGGGCTATTGCGAACTCAGCTTGGATGGACACGTTTGACGTGACGAAGGTGTCCCATCTAGTGCGGGGTAGATCTGATCATGCCCCTCTCTTGATCAAATGTGGTATGCATAAGGCGCATAGCTCATCTTTCCGTTTTCTTAATGTCTGGGCCAACCATTCGAGTTTCATGGATGTGGTTCGGGACGCTTGGCAAGTACCTGTCCAAGCTGGGGGTATGCTCGGTTTCCACCAGAGGCTGTCAAGCGTTAAACACAAACTCCGCTGCTGGAGCAGGCAGTCCTTTGGAGATATCTTTCAGACAGTCCAAGTGGCTGAGGAAACCTTGCGGCATTGCCAGGAGGAGTTTGACGCGGCTCGGGATGACAGCTCTCGGATGCAGTTGCGGGAGGCTCAGGCTCGTTACGCTCGAGCTTTAGGCGTGGAGTGTGAGTACTGGAGGCAAAAATCGGCAATTAGGTGGATCCAGCAGGGCGATGCCAATACCAAGTTCTTCCATTCCATCGTGAAGCAGCGAAGGAATGCCAACTTTGTCTCACGGGTGAGGGATGGTACGGGTTGCTGGCTAGAAGAGGAGGAGGACATCAGAAACTCGGCAGTGCAGTACTTTGAAAAGTTGCTCACGTCGGATCGGGAGGACCGGGCTACCCCAAGCCTGGATTTCCCGCTCCCCTCAATAACAGCTGCGGACAATATGATGTTCCAGCAGCTGCCGTCGCTACAGGAGGTAAAGGAGGTAGTTTTCTCGATGTCGAAAGATAGTGCGCCGGGGCCGGACGGATTCGGGGCAGGTTTCTACCAGGAGTGTTGGTCAATTATCCACAGGGAGCTCCTCGAAGCAGTTCAGGAATTCTTCAAGGGGGCCCCCCAACCCAGAGGCTTCTCTAGTGCATTGATTGTGTTAATCCCAAAGGTAACGGGAGCGGCCAAATGGCAGGAGTTCAGGCCGATTAGCTTGTGTAACCAAAGCTCCAAAATTATCTCCAAAGTGCTAACAAATCGCCTCAACCTGATACTCCCTAATCTTATCTCATCTTGGCAGTCAGGTTTTGTCCCAGGTAGGAGCATTGCTGACAATATTCTAGTGGCACAGGAGCTAGCACAGGATATTGATAGGAAACTGACATGTCCGAACTTGATGCTTAAGCTAGATATGGAGAAGGCGTATGACAGGGTAGAATGGAGTTTCCTTATATTTATGCTCCGCCGGTTTGGGTTTCAAGAGTGGGGGGTGGATCTCCTATTTCGGACGTTGTCAAATAATTGGTTCTCGTTGCTTATCAATGGCTCCTCGGCAGGATACTTCAAATCCTCTAGGGGGGTGCGACAAGGTGACCCACTCTCTCCAGCATTGTTTCTTCTGGTGGCCGAATTCTTGGGTTGGGGAATGCATCACCTGTTCTGTCAGGATGAGAGCCGATTTTATGTCTCCCCTGGGTTGCGGGTCCCTTATTTGGCGTTTGCAGATGATACCCTGGTCTTCACACGGTGCTCTGAGGGGGGGCTGACTTCTCTCAAGACATTCTTTGATTCGTACCAAGCGTTCTCTGGTCAGAAGATTAATGCCCACAAGAGCTGTTTTATTCTGTCTACCCGGGCGTCCTCTACACATGGGTCAATGGTGGCTTCAACGCTACATTTTCAGCAACAGTTCCTCCCGTTCACGTACCTGGGGGCCCCAGTCTTCAAGGGACGAACGACGTGTGTTTTGTTTGATCCCCTTGTGGCTAAGGTGCAGGCCCGGCTATCTCATTGGAGCTCGCGATTGCTCTCGTCAGGGGGTAAATTGGTGCTTCTGCGGCATGTTCTTACCTCGATGCCTATGTACCTGCTGCAAGTTATGGATCCTCCTCGGGCAGTTTTGCTCAGGTTGGGAAAATTGTGTAATGCGTTTCTTTGGGATAAGCCCGCTGGCACAAGGGGCATACACTGGACTTCTTGGGAAACGATCTGCTTCCCGGTGGCTGAGGGTGGACTGGGTTTTCGCTCCTTTGCAGACATGTGCTCGGCCTTTGCCTGTAAATTATGGTGGCGGCTACGCAAAAATGAATCACTTTGGGCGAGTTTCATGCACGCCAAATATGTTCGAGGCAAGCACCCGATCCAAGTGACGGTAGCCAGGCCTTCGCCCACATGGAGGCGGCTGGAGGGAATCAGAAGGGTTGCGGAGAACCACATCAGGTGGTGCGTGGGTAGAGGGTTTGTAGATTTGTGGTATGATCGTTGGCTCTTTGAAGTCCCGCTAGCCGACCTTGTTTCCATTCCTGATCCGCCCCACATGCTGCTCGCAGAATTCTTTGACGACAGGGGTTGTAATGTAGAGAAACTGCAGCAATGGGTACCGGCTCAGTTGGTACATCAGATCCAGGATATTCAGTTATTCCCCGAGCAGCAGGATCGAATGGTTTGGGTGGGCTCACCCACGGGGGAGTTCGCAACCAAGGCTGCTTGGGAGGTTACTCGGCTCAAACATAATGCCTCGATGCTGGATGGGTTCGTTTGGACAAGGATTGTGCCACTGAAAATATcattctttgcatggaaggtttTACGTAACTTGATCCCCTTGGAAACGGTTCTGCAACGGCGAGGAGTTCCCCTGGCCTCACGCTGCCCGTGTTGTTTATTGGAACAAGAGTCGCTAGTCCATCTCTTCGTCAAGGGCCCCGTAGCAAGGGAGGTTTGGCGTTCCTTTTGTCAGAGATTTGGGATTATTGATCCTCGCTTCTCATCAGTATCTGCGATGGTATTGGCATGGCTTACCTCGACTTCATTGGTATCTCGGGACCATATCAGGACTGTCGTTCCAATAGTCATACTGTGGTTCCTATGGAAGGCTAGGAACAAGGCGCTTTTTGAGGGTGAAATCTTTGAGGCTCGTAGGGTGGTGTCGGCGGTCGACGAATTCGTAAAGCAATTGGGGGCGACAGCAAGACTTTCGGCAGCACATTTCCGAGGTGACATGGGGGACCCATGGATCGGACGCTGCACCCGACCAGTGAAACGGAAGACGGCGCAGGCGGTGTCTTGGAGCCGCCCTCCGTGGCAACATGTCAAGTTGAATACGGATGCTAGTGTTTCTAACAAACGCGCGTATGGGGGTGGTTTGCTTCGCGACTCGGACGGTCAATTAATTTTTGCCTATTACAAGGAGTTTGGGGAGTTGGACGTTCTCCTGGCAGAAAGTACTTCATTGCTACATGGACTTCAGCTTTGTAGTGACCTAGCCCCGGGACCCTTACTGGTGGAGGTGGACTCTAAGAGCCTGGTTGATCTGCTCAATGCGGGAGCGACGTCCAATTGGCCCTTGTGTAACACGTTGCGTCGTATCCGAGCTCTGCTTTCCTCACTTTCGGCAGCAGTATCTCATATCTTCAGGGAGGCAAATGCGTCGGCGGATGCGCTCGCTGGGTTGCGGATGCCGTCGGAACTTTTTTGTACTTCGCTCCCTCAGCTTCCGCGTGGTGTGCGAGCTAGGGTATGCCTAGACAGCCGCGAGGTCTCTTCCCTGCGGTGGCAACCCGGTTAG